A DNA window from Pseudomonas tohonis contains the following coding sequences:
- a CDS encoding sensor histidine kinase, which yields MLPRSLRIALLTLLLFAGLLLSMHLAGRHAERQALREEGQQAGAQLGLYADALRTLIDRYRALPAVLALDPELRDALQQPLTPDLQQRLNLKLERINGAAHSSTLELMRSDGLAIAASNWRLPTSYVGHNYGFRPYFLQTRTHGTGRFYAVGVVSGIPGYFLSHAILDAAGNFLGAIVVKLEFPQIEQQWRERPDTILVSDAKGIVFIANQPQWRYRELAPIDAAQRAELASTRQYDKKPLTPLVHRTLDDFGDGSRLVRVQGPDGEADYLWESQALPSEGWTLHLLHRPQNVAGTARDASLAAGGLWLALFFLALFLHQRWRLARLRRQSHDELERLVEQRTAALRTAQDGLVQAAKLAALGQMSAALAHEINQPLTALHMHLGSLRLMLDNGQLEQARNALGRHDELLQRMAALTTHLKTYARQSPGGLRETLELGSVVDKALQLLAPRLRDGAVHIEQHPRQPAWVRGDAIRLEQVLVNLLRNALDAVAEQTAPRIEIALLREDGHWCLEVADNGGGIPEDTLAQVFDPFFTTKPVGEGLGLGLAVSYAIVHELGGRLSAGNRGAGAVFRLCLPIFEPAEEQP from the coding sequence GTGCTGCCCCGTTCCCTGCGCATCGCCCTGCTGACCCTGCTGCTCTTCGCCGGCCTGCTGCTGTCGATGCACCTGGCCGGCCGCCATGCCGAGCGCCAGGCCCTGCGCGAGGAAGGCCAGCAGGCCGGCGCCCAGCTGGGCCTCTACGCCGACGCCCTGCGTACCCTGATCGACCGCTACCGTGCCCTGCCCGCCGTGCTCGCCCTGGACCCGGAGCTACGCGACGCCTTGCAGCAACCGCTGACGCCCGACCTGCAACAGCGCCTCAACCTCAAGCTGGAGCGCATCAATGGCGCCGCCCACTCCTCCACCCTGGAGCTGATGCGCAGCGACGGCCTGGCCATCGCCGCCAGCAACTGGCGCCTGCCCACCAGCTACGTGGGCCATAACTACGGCTTCCGCCCCTACTTCCTCCAGACCCGCACCCATGGCACCGGGCGCTTCTACGCCGTGGGCGTGGTCAGCGGCATCCCCGGCTATTTCCTCTCCCACGCCATCCTCGACGCAGCCGGCAACTTCCTCGGCGCCATCGTGGTGAAGCTCGAATTCCCCCAGATCGAGCAGCAATGGCGCGAGCGCCCGGACACCATCCTGGTGAGCGACGCCAAGGGCATCGTCTTCATCGCCAACCAGCCGCAATGGCGCTACCGCGAGCTGGCACCGATCGATGCCGCGCAGCGCGCCGAGCTGGCCTCCACCCGCCAGTACGACAAGAAGCCGCTGACGCCGCTGGTGCACCGTACCCTCGACGACTTCGGCGACGGCAGCCGCCTGGTCCGGGTGCAGGGGCCCGACGGCGAGGCCGACTACCTGTGGGAATCCCAGGCACTGCCCAGCGAAGGCTGGACCCTGCACCTGCTGCATCGCCCGCAGAACGTCGCCGGCACCGCCCGCGACGCCAGCCTGGCCGCCGGCGGGCTGTGGCTGGCGCTGTTCTTCCTCGCCCTGTTCCTGCACCAGCGCTGGCGCCTGGCACGCCTGCGCCGGCAGAGCCACGACGAACTCGAACGCCTGGTGGAACAGCGTACCGCCGCCCTGCGCACCGCCCAGGATGGCCTGGTGCAGGCGGCCAAGCTCGCGGCCCTGGGGCAGATGTCCGCCGCCCTCGCCCACGAGATCAACCAGCCGCTGACCGCCCTGCACATGCACCTGGGCAGCCTGCGCCTGATGCTCGACAACGGGCAGCTGGAACAGGCGCGCAATGCCCTCGGCCGCCACGACGAACTGCTGCAGCGCATGGCCGCCCTCACCACCCACCTGAAGACCTACGCCCGGCAGAGCCCTGGCGGCCTGCGCGAGACCCTGGAGCTCGGCAGCGTGGTGGACAAGGCCCTGCAGCTGCTGGCGCCGCGCCTGCGCGACGGCGCCGTGCACATCGAGCAGCACCCGCGCCAGCCGGCCTGGGTGCGTGGCGACGCCATCCGCCTGGAACAGGTGCTGGTCAACCTGCTGCGCAACGCCCTCGACGCGGTCGCCGAACAGACCGCACCGCGCATCGAGATCGCCCTGCTGCGTGAGGACGGGCACTGGTGCCTGGAAGTCGCCGACAACGGCGGCGGCATCCCCGAAGACACCCTGGCCCAGGTGTTCGACCCCTTCTTCACCACCAAGCCGGTGGGCGAGGGGCTCGGCCTCGGCCTCGCGGTTTCCTACGCCATCGTCCATGAACTGGGTGGCCGGCTCAGCGCCGGCAACCGCGGCGCCGGCGCGGTGTTCCGCCTGTGCCTGCCCATCTTCGAGCCTGCCGAGGAGCAGCCATGA
- a CDS encoding TetR/AcrR family transcriptional regulator, with the protein MYSIASPTQARSRKALERYLNVAAELLANDSFEETGISQIAQLAESSVGTFYRLLGDKDVLLYAVHERFVEQSRDAVDSVIAHLDGLPLTAQIEGFIEGVTRLFDGSEGLLRALIRRSSMDVQFRERFHQLNAYIGQAFCRIVLAHPQQIGHRHPQQAADLTAHMLLASLNYLTMVGTLGVTPRKVVPGELSHLVCNYLEVRRV; encoded by the coding sequence ATGTACAGCATTGCCAGTCCGACCCAGGCACGCAGCAGAAAGGCCCTGGAACGCTACCTCAACGTCGCCGCCGAACTGCTCGCCAACGACAGTTTCGAAGAAACCGGCATTTCCCAGATCGCCCAGCTCGCCGAGTCCTCGGTGGGCACTTTCTATCGCCTGCTCGGTGACAAGGACGTGCTGCTCTATGCCGTCCACGAGCGCTTCGTCGAGCAGAGCCGGGACGCCGTCGACAGCGTCATCGCCCACCTCGACGGCCTGCCGCTGACCGCGCAGATCGAGGGTTTCATCGAAGGCGTGACGCGCCTTTTCGATGGCAGCGAGGGCCTGCTCCGCGCCCTGATCCGGCGCAGCTCGATGGACGTGCAGTTCCGCGAGCGCTTCCACCAGCTCAATGCCTACATCGGCCAGGCCTTCTGCCGCATCGTGCTCGCCCACCCACAGCAGATCGGCCACCGGCACCCGCAACAGGCCGCCGACCTGACGGCCCACATGCTGCTCGCCAGCCTCAATTACCTGACCATGGTCGGCACCCTCGGTGTCACCCCCCGGAAAGTTGTCCCGGGGGAACTTTCCCACCTCGTCTGCAATTACCTGGAAGTTCGCCGGGTTTAA
- a CDS encoding plasmid partitioning protein, with protein sequence MPLRTLLCGLLLAACLGQHALAASRCSERPRTLLRPAEVSCTYQSTWLDSGLVGQRKIIYQTPLGTPPAGGWPVVLVYQGSFFPLNDFSYHGNLPFGGYYEGKLVQALLDNGYAVIAPSAPADLFWQTNIPGLAQAYELSTDYDFLGNVLAAIASGHFGPLNAQRQYATGISSGGYNTSRMAVSFPGRFRALAVQSGSYATCSGPLCVVPDQLPADHPPTLFLHGFVDAVVPWWSMDLYYDRLLHQGIETARYTEPLGGHEWFAASPGKVLAWFNAHP encoded by the coding sequence ATGCCCCTTCGTACCCTGCTCTGCGGCCTGCTGCTGGCCGCCTGCCTGGGCCAGCACGCCCTGGCCGCCTCACGCTGCAGCGAACGCCCCCGCACCCTGCTACGCCCTGCCGAAGTGAGCTGCACCTACCAGAGCACCTGGCTGGATTCCGGCCTGGTCGGCCAGCGCAAGATCATCTACCAGACACCGCTGGGCACCCCTCCGGCCGGCGGCTGGCCGGTGGTACTGGTCTACCAGGGCTCGTTCTTCCCGCTCAACGACTTCAGCTACCACGGCAACCTGCCCTTCGGTGGCTACTACGAGGGCAAGCTGGTGCAGGCCCTGCTGGACAACGGCTATGCGGTGATCGCCCCCAGCGCGCCGGCAGACCTGTTCTGGCAGACCAACATCCCCGGCCTCGCCCAGGCCTATGAGCTGAGCACCGACTACGATTTTCTCGGCAACGTCCTCGCCGCCATCGCCAGCGGCCACTTCGGCCCGCTCAACGCCCAGCGCCAGTACGCCACCGGCATCTCCAGCGGCGGCTACAACACCAGCCGCATGGCCGTGTCCTTCCCCGGCAGGTTCCGCGCCCTGGCGGTGCAGTCCGGCTCCTACGCCACCTGCAGCGGCCCGCTCTGCGTGGTGCCCGACCAGCTCCCCGCCGACCACCCGCCGACGCTGTTCCTGCACGGCTTCGTCGACGCCGTGGTGCCCTGGTGGAGCATGGACCTGTACTACGACCGCCTGCTCCACCAGGGCATCGAGACCGCGCGCTACACCGAGCCCCTGGGCGGCCACGAATGGTTCGCCGCATCGCCGGGCAAGGTGCTCGCCTGGTTCAACGCCCACCCCTGA
- a CDS encoding alpha/beta fold hydrolase codes for MLLSAWSHPSSAGFTLRGWHSQPSGKPLLHFLHGNGFCGRAYTPLLEALSEDFDLWLCDVQGHGDSDHGGRFLGWNRNAELAVEAFEAGRGIFGDAPRFALGHSFGGVLTSLVLARHPGLFQRAVLLDPVLFTPAMIGVMAFSEVLGLHRRTTMAKRARARRNHWVDRPAAFAALHGRGIFKGWTDAALGAYVEHALKDVDGGVELKCRPSREAEIFSSCPKRLWPSLTRIVTPTRIFHGQASYPFVARSVARISALNPHVGAQVVEGGHCFMQEFPDAAAERAADFLLQR; via the coding sequence ATGCTGTTGTCCGCCTGGTCCCACCCGAGTTCCGCCGGCTTCACCCTGCGCGGCTGGCACAGCCAGCCCAGCGGCAAGCCGCTGCTGCATTTCCTCCACGGCAATGGTTTCTGCGGTCGTGCCTACACGCCGCTGCTGGAAGCCCTGAGCGAGGACTTCGACCTCTGGCTGTGCGATGTGCAGGGGCATGGCGACAGCGACCACGGCGGGCGTTTCCTCGGCTGGAACCGCAACGCCGAGCTGGCGGTGGAAGCCTTCGAGGCCGGGCGCGGCATCTTCGGCGATGCCCCCCGCTTCGCCCTCGGCCACAGCTTCGGCGGCGTGCTCACCAGCCTGGTGCTGGCGCGCCACCCCGGGCTGTTCCAGCGCGCGGTGCTGCTCGACCCGGTGCTCTTCACCCCGGCGATGATCGGCGTCATGGCCTTCTCCGAAGTGCTCGGCCTGCATCGCCGCACCACCATGGCCAAGCGCGCCCGGGCCCGGCGCAACCACTGGGTGGATCGCCCGGCCGCCTTCGCCGCGCTGCACGGGCGCGGCATCTTCAAGGGCTGGACGGACGCGGCCCTCGGCGCCTACGTGGAGCACGCGCTGAAGGACGTGGACGGCGGTGTGGAGCTGAAATGCCGGCCCAGCCGCGAGGCGGAGATTTTCAGCTCCTGCCCCAAGCGCCTGTGGCCGTCGCTGACACGCATCGTCACGCCGACGCGGATCTTCCATGGCCAGGCGAGCTATCCCTTCGTCGCCCGCTCGGTGGCGCGGATCAGCGCCCTCAACCCCCACGTCGGCGCCCAGGTGGTGGAGGGCGGGCACTGCTTCATGCAGGAGTTCCCCGACGCCGCCGCCGAGCGCGCGGCCGATTTCCTCCTGCAGCGATGA
- a CDS encoding DUF1302 domain-containing protein, translating into MANQGRGLAAAGLALLGALPLGGAQAFQVRSGDWTTSLDTTLSYGLSYRVEGQDSKLIARANGGTGDNAGLINSDDGDLNFRRGDLFSKVVKAVSELDLRYQDRFGVFVRGRAFYDFELKDDERRHRPISHAGLDEAGSSADLLDAFVYGSWTVNDRALNARLGRQVINWGEGLFYQNGIGATNPVDINALRAPGSEVKEAYMPTFMAYASFELRDNLSVEGYWQPGKAWEASKIDPCGTYYSTLDVIGEGCNYLSVSPLQEAVAGGRAFDNPALAQAYADALAPGGLNNLLKAYLPTTFIPRAQDIDGDDAAQYGLALRWYVPELNDTELGFYYLRYNMQVPMLGLTVGQPVTLPIVGTLPNASSSRYYAEYLEKRDLFGISFNTSIGGESIFNGLSLAGELSYRPDTPIALGLNEYLPDALFNPAGLPVGTHLDGYREKDMYQASLAAIYNFTGVFGADSATLFTELVASRVQGLESDVDYYEATSTATGAQASLQLTYTNVLNLVNLVPSFGYQYSINGVAPQLTNGLDEEAQSWSAGIDAIYKESLTVGTRYVGYSGGGVSNKRSDRDFVSFNIKYSF; encoded by the coding sequence GTGGCAAATCAAGGAAGAGGCCTGGCAGCAGCCGGCCTGGCGTTGCTCGGCGCGTTGCCCCTGGGCGGCGCACAGGCGTTTCAGGTGCGTTCCGGTGACTGGACCACCTCGCTCGACACCACCCTGTCCTACGGGCTCAGCTACCGCGTGGAGGGGCAGGACAGCAAGCTGATCGCCCGCGCCAACGGCGGTACCGGTGACAACGCCGGGCTGATCAACTCCGATGACGGCGACCTCAACTTCCGCCGTGGCGATCTCTTCTCCAAAGTGGTCAAGGCGGTGTCCGAGCTCGACCTGCGCTACCAGGACCGCTTCGGCGTGTTCGTCCGGGGCCGCGCGTTCTATGACTTCGAGCTGAAGGACGACGAGCGCCGCCACCGCCCGATCAGCCATGCCGGCCTCGATGAAGCCGGCTCCAGCGCCGACCTGCTGGACGCCTTCGTCTACGGCAGCTGGACGGTGAATGACCGCGCCCTGAACGCGCGGCTCGGGCGCCAGGTGATCAACTGGGGCGAGGGGCTGTTCTACCAGAACGGCATCGGCGCCACGAACCCCGTGGATATCAACGCCCTGCGCGCGCCGGGCTCCGAGGTGAAGGAGGCGTACATGCCGACCTTCATGGCCTATGCCTCCTTCGAGCTGCGCGACAACCTCAGCGTCGAGGGCTACTGGCAACCGGGCAAGGCCTGGGAAGCCTCGAAGATCGACCCCTGCGGCACCTACTACTCGACCCTCGACGTGATAGGCGAGGGCTGCAACTACCTGTCCGTCTCGCCCCTGCAGGAAGCGGTGGCCGGCGGCCGCGCCTTCGACAACCCGGCCCTGGCCCAGGCCTACGCCGATGCCCTGGCGCCGGGCGGCCTGAACAACCTGCTCAAGGCCTATCTGCCCACCACCTTCATCCCCCGCGCCCAGGACATCGACGGCGATGACGCCGCGCAGTACGGCCTCGCCCTGCGCTGGTACGTGCCGGAACTGAACGACACCGAACTGGGCTTCTACTACCTGCGCTACAACATGCAGGTGCCCATGCTCGGGCTGACCGTCGGCCAGCCGGTGACGCTGCCCATCGTCGGCACCCTGCCCAACGCCAGCAGCTCGCGCTACTACGCCGAGTACCTGGAGAAGCGCGACCTGTTCGGCATCAGCTTCAACACCTCCATCGGCGGCGAGAGCATCTTCAACGGCCTGTCGCTGGCCGGCGAGCTGAGCTACCGCCCGGACACGCCCATCGCCCTCGGCCTCAACGAGTACCTGCCCGACGCCCTGTTCAACCCCGCCGGCCTGCCGGTGGGCACCCACCTGGACGGCTACCGCGAGAAGGACATGTACCAGGCCTCGCTGGCCGCCATCTACAACTTCACCGGGGTGTTCGGCGCCGACTCGGCGACCCTGTTCACCGAACTCGTGGCCAGCCGCGTGCAGGGCCTGGAATCCGACGTCGACTACTACGAGGCCACCAGCACCGCCACCGGCGCCCAGGCCAGCCTGCAGCTGACCTACACCAACGTGCTCAACCTGGTGAACCTGGTGCCGTCGTTCGGCTACCAGTACAGCATCAACGGCGTGGCGCCCCAGCTCACCAACGGCCTCGACGAGGAGGCGCAGAGCTGGTCGGCGGGGATCGACGCCATCTACAAGGAATCGCTGACCGTGGGCACCCGCTACGTCGGCTACAGCGGCGGTGGCGTATCGAACAAGCGCAGCGATCGCGACTTCGTCAGCTTCAACATCAAGTACAGCTTCTGA
- a CDS encoding DUF1329 domain-containing protein encodes MHRSGLIHSGLLTALLLAAPFALAQVGADQAARLGADLTPLGAEKAGNAAGTIPAWDGGLARSASAYDQATGYKDPFAADQPLFRITAQNAEQYRAHLSPGQLAMLKRYPDSWKLVVYPTRRSASYPEAVYAAIKGNATRARLIENGNGIADFKVATPFPIPQSGLEVLWNHLVRFRGNSVKRYYAQAVPHASGDYFMTRIEDLFLFNQDAGDPGKDNGNVLFYFRQSVLAPARLAGTELLVHETVNQVKEPRLAWLYAAGQRRVRRTPNVAYDSPGTASEGLRTTDNFDMFSGAPDKYDWKLVGKEELYVPYNSYRFASRSSKYADIVQAGHVNPDLLRYELHRVWHVRATLKDGQRHQYKQRDLYFDEDSYQILLVDHYDNRDQLWRVGESYTLNLYDQPLVWTRGDAVYDLIGGRYVIGILSNEEPADEFDIALKASDFTPAQLRRDSRR; translated from the coding sequence ATGCACAGATCCGGACTTATCCACAGCGGCCTGCTCACCGCGTTGCTGCTGGCCGCGCCGTTCGCCCTGGCCCAGGTGGGGGCCGACCAGGCCGCGCGCCTGGGCGCCGACCTGACCCCGCTGGGCGCGGAGAAGGCCGGCAACGCCGCCGGCACCATCCCCGCCTGGGACGGCGGCCTGGCCCGCAGCGCCAGCGCCTATGACCAGGCCACGGGGTACAAGGACCCCTTCGCCGCCGACCAGCCGCTGTTCAGGATCACCGCGCAGAACGCCGAGCAGTACCGTGCCCACCTCAGCCCCGGCCAGCTGGCCATGCTCAAGCGCTACCCGGACAGCTGGAAGCTGGTGGTCTACCCGACCCGGCGCTCGGCCTCCTACCCCGAGGCGGTGTACGCCGCGATCAAGGGCAACGCCACCCGTGCGCGGCTGATCGAGAACGGCAACGGCATCGCCGACTTCAAGGTCGCCACGCCGTTTCCCATCCCCCAGTCGGGGCTCGAGGTGCTGTGGAACCACCTGGTGCGGTTCCGTGGCAACAGCGTCAAGCGCTACTACGCCCAGGCGGTGCCCCACGCCAGCGGCGACTACTTCATGACCCGCATCGAGGACCTGTTCCTGTTCAACCAAGATGCCGGCGACCCCGGCAAGGACAACGGCAACGTGCTGTTCTACTTCCGCCAGTCGGTGCTGGCGCCGGCACGCCTGGCCGGCACCGAGCTGCTGGTGCACGAGACCGTCAACCAGGTGAAGGAGCCGCGCCTGGCCTGGCTCTACGCCGCCGGGCAGCGCCGTGTGCGGCGCACGCCGAACGTGGCCTACGATTCTCCCGGCACCGCCTCGGAGGGGCTGCGCACCACCGACAACTTCGACATGTTCTCCGGTGCGCCGGACAAGTACGACTGGAAGCTGGTGGGCAAGGAAGAGCTCTACGTGCCCTACAACAGCTACCGCTTTGCCTCGCGCAGCAGCAAGTACGCGGACATCGTCCAGGCCGGCCACGTCAATCCCGACCTGCTGCGCTACGAGCTGCACCGCGTCTGGCACGTGCGCGCCACCCTCAAGGACGGCCAGCGCCACCAGTACAAGCAGCGCGACCTCTATTTCGACGAGGACAGCTACCAGATCCTCCTGGTGGACCACTACGACAACCGCGACCAGCTGTGGCGGGTCGGCGAGTCCTACACCCTCAACCTCTACGACCAGCCGCTGGTATGGACCAGGGGCGACGCCGTATATGACCTGATCGGCGGTCGTTATGTAATCGGCATATTGTCCAACGAAGAACCAGCGGATGAATTCGATATAGCGCTGAAAGCGTCCGACTTCACCCCGGCACAACTAAGGCGGGACAGCCGGCGTTAA
- a CDS encoding DUF3301 domain-containing protein encodes MISLGDVFLFLLFAAGAAWLWRGHGIRERALALVKQYCTRFDVELLDGNVALQRLAIVRDARGHRRLARIYGFEFTVTGEQRLTGTIQMFGNHGGRIELDAHPFQPPVASEGNVIQISDWRRSHPRPDEQRHVE; translated from the coding sequence ATGATCAGTCTGGGCGATGTCTTCCTGTTCCTGCTCTTCGCCGCCGGTGCCGCCTGGCTCTGGCGCGGCCACGGCATTCGCGAGCGCGCACTGGCGCTGGTGAAGCAATACTGCACGCGTTTCGACGTGGAGCTGCTCGACGGCAACGTCGCCCTGCAGCGCCTCGCCATCGTCCGCGACGCCAGGGGCCATCGGCGCCTGGCGCGGATCTACGGGTTCGAATTCACCGTCACCGGCGAGCAACGCCTCACGGGGACCATCCAGATGTTCGGCAACCACGGTGGCCGCATCGAGCTGGATGCCCACCCCTTCCAGCCGCCCGTCGCCTCCGAAGGCAACGTCATCCAGATCAGCGACTGGCGGCGCAGCCACCCGCGCCCGGACGAGCAGCGCCACGTCGAATGA
- a CDS encoding DUF7079 family protein, whose amino-acid sequence MSDAARERVWLALSGLWLDTQRDEADLRVIADTLRASALPPAELEAIYLYEVAPVVWLNAWSVAGEWIGFDPKWLFEHCRVNRARRASRWFRWRCRLLRWPMTYTNREQWQQVIHRLVVGA is encoded by the coding sequence ATGAGCGACGCGGCGCGGGAGCGGGTCTGGCTGGCGCTGTCCGGGCTGTGGCTGGACACGCAACGGGATGAGGCCGACCTGCGCGTGATCGCCGACACGCTGCGCGCCAGCGCCCTGCCCCCGGCCGAGCTGGAGGCCATCTACCTCTACGAGGTGGCACCGGTGGTCTGGTTGAACGCCTGGAGCGTGGCGGGGGAGTGGATCGGCTTCGATCCCAAATGGCTCTTCGAGCATTGCCGGGTTAACCGGGCGCGACGTGCCAGCCGCTGGTTCCGCTGGCGCTGCCGGCTACTGCGCTGGCCGATGACCTACACCAACCGCGAGCAGTGGCAGCAGGTTATCCACAGGCTGGTCGTAGGCGCCTGA
- a CDS encoding sigma-54-dependent transcriptional regulator, producing MTPNLIFVDDEAAIREAVREWLELSGFTVRLCASAAECLDGLDADFQGVVISDLRMPGMDGMALLEAVQALDRELPFLLVTGHGDVPQAVEAMRLGAYDFIEKPFTPERLLGSLRRALDKRRLTQENRRLRRQVDDRARLDARLMGFSRPIEQLRRQVLDLAQTPVNILLRGETGSGKELVARCLHDFGPRAGKPFVALNCAAIPENLFESELFGHESGAFTGAQGKRIGKLEHADGGTLFLDEIESMPLAQQVKLLRVLQEQQLERLGSNQSIRVDLRVIAATKPDLKEEVRAGRFREDLLYRLNVAELQLPALRERREDVPLLFEHFAALAGERLGRPVPSLTPAELAQLLAHDWPGNVRELVNAAERHVLGLSTAVRNPDGADPSLAELMETYEAQCLRQALARCKGDIKAVMALLQLPRRTLNEKMQRHGLARGEFLPGDED from the coding sequence ATGACCCCGAATCTGATCTTCGTCGACGACGAGGCCGCGATCCGCGAAGCGGTGCGCGAGTGGCTGGAGCTCTCGGGCTTCACCGTGCGCCTCTGCGCCAGTGCGGCGGAATGCCTGGACGGGCTCGACGCCGACTTCCAGGGCGTGGTGATCAGCGACCTGCGCATGCCCGGCATGGATGGCATGGCGCTGCTGGAAGCGGTCCAGGCGCTGGATCGCGAGCTGCCCTTCCTGCTGGTCACCGGCCACGGCGACGTGCCCCAGGCCGTGGAAGCCATGCGCCTGGGCGCCTATGACTTCATCGAGAAGCCCTTCACCCCTGAACGCCTGCTGGGCAGCCTGCGCCGTGCCCTGGACAAGCGCCGCCTGACCCAGGAGAACCGCCGCCTGCGCCGCCAGGTGGACGACCGCGCCCGCCTCGATGCGCGGCTGATGGGGTTCTCCCGTCCCATCGAACAGCTGCGCCGCCAGGTGCTGGACCTGGCGCAGACGCCGGTGAACATCCTCCTGCGCGGCGAAACCGGCAGTGGCAAGGAACTGGTCGCCCGCTGCCTGCACGACTTCGGCCCGCGCGCCGGCAAGCCCTTCGTGGCGCTGAACTGCGCGGCCATCCCGGAGAACCTGTTCGAGAGCGAACTGTTCGGCCACGAAAGCGGCGCCTTCACCGGCGCCCAGGGCAAGCGCATCGGCAAGCTGGAACACGCCGATGGCGGCACCCTGTTCCTCGATGAGATAGAGAGCATGCCCCTGGCCCAGCAGGTGAAGCTGCTGCGCGTACTGCAGGAGCAGCAACTGGAACGCCTGGGTTCGAACCAGAGCATCCGCGTCGACCTGCGGGTGATCGCCGCCACCAAGCCGGATCTCAAGGAAGAAGTGCGCGCCGGGCGCTTCCGCGAGGACCTGCTCTACCGCCTCAACGTCGCCGAGCTGCAGTTGCCCGCCCTGCGTGAACGCCGCGAGGACGTGCCGCTGCTGTTCGAGCATTTCGCCGCCCTGGCCGGCGAGCGCCTCGGCCGCCCGGTGCCGAGCCTGACGCCCGCCGAACTGGCGCAACTGCTGGCCCACGACTGGCCGGGCAACGTGCGTGAACTGGTCAACGCCGCGGAGCGCCATGTCCTGGGGTTATCCACAGCGGTCCGCAACCCGGACGGCGCCGACCCCTCCCTGGCCGAACTGATGGAAACCTATGAGGCCCAGTGCCTGCGCCAGGCCCTGGCCCGTTGCAAGGGCGATATCAAGGCGGTGATGGCCCTGCTGCAGCTGCCCCGCCGCACCCTCAACGAGAAGATGCAGCGCCACGGCCTGGCCCGGGGCGAGTTCCTGCCGGGGGATGAGGACTGA
- a CDS encoding alpha/beta fold hydrolase — MEQINLSGGRFNYIRQGEGAAVLLVHGLGSSLEDWQPQVEALSRHFRVYALDLRGHGASEPLRAPVSMGELAADVAEFIVALDLEPCILVGISMGGMITFQLLAEHAHLVRAAAVINSSPCFPLDSWQARWQVALRFALVRLFGPAGMARLLAGRLFPKPEQAALRKRVMARIAGNDRRSYLHAMGAIPGWSALPGARRANTPLLVISGDRDYTPVAAKAAYVAQLRNARLEVIADSGHATPLDQPEALNRLLDAFVREHAAI; from the coding sequence ATGGAACAGATCAACTTGTCCGGCGGGCGTTTCAACTATATCCGCCAGGGAGAAGGGGCCGCCGTGCTGCTGGTGCATGGCCTGGGATCGTCCCTGGAGGACTGGCAGCCCCAGGTCGAGGCGCTGTCGCGGCACTTTCGCGTGTACGCCCTGGACCTGCGTGGCCACGGCGCCAGCGAGCCGCTGCGGGCGCCGGTGAGCATGGGCGAGCTGGCCGCCGACGTGGCCGAGTTCATCGTCGCCCTGGACCTGGAGCCGTGCATCCTGGTGGGCATCTCCATGGGCGGCATGATCACCTTCCAGCTGCTCGCCGAGCACGCGCACCTGGTGCGCGCGGCGGCGGTTATCAACAGCTCGCCGTGCTTCCCCCTGGACAGCTGGCAGGCGCGTTGGCAGGTTGCGCTGCGCTTCGCCCTGGTGCGGTTGTTCGGCCCGGCGGGGATGGCGCGGCTGCTGGCCGGCAGGCTGTTCCCCAAGCCGGAGCAGGCGGCGCTGCGCAAGCGGGTGATGGCGCGCATCGCCGGCAACGACCGGCGCTCCTACCTGCACGCGATGGGCGCCATCCCGGGTTGGTCGGCGTTGCCCGGGGCGCGCCGGGCGAACACTCCGCTGCTGGTGATCAGCGGTGACCGCGACTACACCCCGGTGGCGGCCAAGGCGGCCTACGTCGCCCAGTTGCGCAACGCACGCCTGGAGGTGATAGCCGATTCCGGCCACGCCACGCCGCTGGACCAGCCCGAGGCGCTGAACCGCCTGCTGGACGCCTTCGTCCGCGAACACGCGGCCATCTGA